From one Nonomuraea polychroma genomic stretch:
- a CDS encoding AAA family ATPase: MREGLDRRSETRIALTIGLSPDTQHEDDLPALGELDALREAPAHATAMSEVLGRFGYVDGRQPGRATSPGEEIRKAVMCPDTWVLVVHVIAHGRLAEAGERELHVVGSDGQNFDDPVSAWISLIESHPDKRRPLTLFILDLCHSGAAATLPWHQQMPVGRHRAWVIAASRREDKAFDYRLSRATTAVLGQYLDGTLRVDSSYLHIPLPTVAREIDRVVAELNATEGYPQQIEGSRIPFFTHLDDLPFFPNPGHQLQKSGLSQVDVGIASLLDEAFDPRHFMLRGAGAEPLDRGVGQGYFRGREREVTMLTAWLNGHGPGFRIVTGKPGVGKSALLGVLVCAAHPQLRDATQNLWFPLPIKPTRNDRLAVVHARRRDLEQITDSIARQLGATEQPRPTGGWDAHSLAELMRAPPGAPYTLVVDALDEAERPEDITQALLLPLARAAVAGTSGLRLLVSLRPEPHCAPLIRLADDTGGLINLDHAQPADVYRALRHYVGDLLAVDTPYAALEAAGAAEALAEGIAARLTGINDPTREREKTRPLGWGEFLVAGIYLRHVLTLPTEHDPATARHLGLGVPVNLPELLELDLARRPDQPHLRPVLAALAHAEGQGMPERVLAHVARVFTPPGSGEGSLPIADVRAALAQARFYLRRDIDIDGTTLYRLFHEGLAERLRASPHGRLDQEQTP; this comes from the coding sequence ATGAGAGAAGGTCTTGATCGCAGAAGCGAGACACGAATCGCACTGACTATCGGCCTATCCCCGGATACGCAGCACGAGGACGATCTGCCGGCGCTCGGTGAGCTGGATGCGCTGCGTGAGGCTCCTGCGCACGCCACCGCAATGTCCGAGGTGCTGGGCAGGTTCGGCTACGTTGATGGTCGGCAACCCGGCCGGGCCACAAGTCCCGGTGAGGAAATCCGCAAGGCTGTGATGTGCCCTGACACGTGGGTGCTGGTGGTGCATGTCATCGCGCACGGCAGGCTGGCCGAGGCCGGCGAGCGCGAACTGCATGTGGTGGGGAGCGACGGGCAGAATTTCGACGATCCAGTCTCGGCCTGGATTAGTCTGATCGAATCGCATCCCGACAAGCGCCGACCGTTGACGCTGTTCATCCTCGATCTGTGCCACTCCGGGGCCGCCGCGACGCTGCCATGGCACCAGCAGATGCCGGTGGGCCGTCACCGGGCTTGGGTGATCGCCGCCTCCAGACGCGAGGACAAGGCATTTGATTACCGACTTAGCCGGGCCACAACTGCGGTGCTCGGTCAGTATCTCGACGGCACCTTGCGGGTGGACTCGTCCTATTTGCATATTCCGCTGCCGACCGTCGCCCGTGAGATCGACCGCGTGGTAGCGGAACTCAACGCGACCGAGGGGTACCCACAGCAGATTGAGGGCAGTCGGATCCCGTTCTTCACGCACCTGGACGATCTGCCGTTCTTCCCCAACCCCGGCCATCAGCTTCAAAAAAGCGGGCTCTCGCAAGTCGATGTCGGCATTGCTTCTCTGCTGGACGAGGCATTCGACCCCCGACACTTTATGCTTCGCGGCGCTGGCGCCGAGCCACTGGACCGTGGAGTGGGGCAAGGCTACTTCCGTGGCCGGGAGCGGGAAGTCACCATGCTGACCGCCTGGCTCAACGGCCACGGCCCCGGCTTTCGCATCGTCACTGGCAAACCCGGAGTGGGCAAGTCCGCGCTGCTCGGCGTACTGGTCTGCGCGGCCCATCCTCAGTTGCGCGATGCCACGCAAAACCTGTGGTTTCCGCTACCGATCAAGCCGACCCGCAACGACCGGCTCGCCGTGGTCCATGCCAGGCGCCGTGACCTGGAGCAGATCACCGACTCCATCGCCCGCCAACTAGGCGCCACCGAGCAGCCCCGCCCTACCGGCGGCTGGGACGCGCACAGCCTGGCGGAGCTCATGCGGGCGCCCCCTGGTGCTCCGTACACGCTGGTAGTCGACGCTCTGGATGAGGCGGAACGGCCTGAAGACATCACCCAAGCCCTGCTGCTGCCCCTGGCCCGCGCCGCTGTCGCCGGTACCTCAGGCTTGCGGCTGCTGGTCAGTCTCCGCCCCGAGCCGCACTGTGCGCCCCTGATCCGCTTGGCTGACGACACCGGAGGGCTGATCAACCTCGACCACGCCCAGCCTGCGGACGTCTACCGAGCCCTGCGGCACTACGTCGGTGACCTGCTCGCGGTCGACACCCCCTACGCCGCACTGGAGGCGGCTGGCGCCGCAGAAGCCCTCGCTGAAGGGATCGCGGCCCGCCTGACCGGGATCAACGACCCCACCCGAGAGAGGGAGAAGACCAGGCCCCTGGGGTGGGGCGAGTTCCTCGTCGCAGGCATCTACCTGCGCCACGTGCTCACACTGCCCACCGAGCACGATCCCGCTACCGCCCGGCATCTCGGCCTCGGTGTTCCCGTGAACCTGCCCGAACTCCTCGAACTCGACCTAGCCCGCCGCCCCGACCAGCCGCATCTGCGCCCCGTGCTGGCTGCTCTGGCGCATGCCGAGGGCCAGGGCATGCCGGAGCGGGTCCTCGCCCACGTCGCCCGAGTATTCACACCTCCCGGGTCAGGCGAGGGCTCGCTGCCGATCGCCGACGTCAGAGCCGCCCTGGCCCAGGCTCGCTTCTACCTGCGCCGCGACATCGACATCGACGGCACCACCCTCTACCGGCTCTTCCATGAAGGACTCGCTGAGCGCCTCCGGGCCTCCCCGCATGGCCGCCTAGACCAGGAGCAGACCCCATGA
- a CDS encoding WD40 repeat domain-containing protein, whose translation MSTPTPSPYARLVYERLLQAMPPADDGRPAWRVADPYLLRHATQHASHAGKAGELLQDPQFLIHGEPDAVNAILPEAATAGERLAAAIYRASYSVHRTLPPFERQQILALDAARFRATQLVDAFVRDADWAPVWSTGSQVSAANTAVLTGHTGWVRAVATTEIDGRPLAVTGGHDRTVRVWDLVTGHTTTVLTGHTGWVRAVATTEIDGRPLAVTGGHDRTVRVWDLITGRQVGDPLTGHTGDVFAVATTEIDGRPLAVTGGHDRTVRVWDLITGRQVGDPLTGHTGDVFAVATTEIDGRPLAVTGGHDRTVRVWDLITGRQVGDPLTGHTGDVFAVATTKIDGRPLAVTGGHDRTVRVWDLATRQTPTVLTGHTGWVFAVAATEVNGRHLAVTGGSTVRVWDLVTGRQVAVLTGHTGSVLAVATTEIDGRHLAVTGDDDGTVKVWDLATRRTPTVLAGHSDDVKAVATTQVDGRHLAVTGGSDGTVRVWDLATGHQAAVSTRRWGPVLAVATTQVNGRPVAVTGGGTVRVWDLATGRRAASFAGHFDSVFTDVNAIAAAEVDGRLLVVTGGDDGTVRLWVVRGPVTGHVIAIPGDAFTHHTHTVLTGHTGSVFTVATTQVDGRHLAVTGGSDGTVRVWDLVAGHQVGDPLTGHTGSVLAVATTQVDGRHLAVTGGSDGTVRVWDLVAGHQVGDPLTGHTGSVLAVATTEIGGRPLALSCGHDRTVQVWDLAANTCLTTLQLPASAWCAKIASDGTVVLGMGHEVIALTLGPLFKRRL comes from the coding sequence ATGAGCACGCCCACGCCCTCGCCCTACGCCCGGCTGGTCTACGAGCGGCTCCTGCAAGCCATGCCGCCCGCCGACGATGGCAGGCCCGCGTGGCGAGTGGCCGATCCGTACCTGCTGCGTCACGCCACCCAGCACGCCTCGCACGCCGGCAAGGCAGGAGAACTCCTGCAAGATCCCCAGTTCCTCATCCATGGTGAACCCGACGCGGTCAACGCCATCCTCCCCGAGGCAGCCACCGCGGGCGAACGACTCGCTGCCGCCATCTACCGGGCCTCCTATTCCGTCCACCGCACCCTTCCACCCTTTGAGCGTCAGCAGATCCTTGCCTTGGACGCCGCCCGATTCCGCGCCACGCAATTGGTCGATGCTTTCGTCCGCGACGCCGACTGGGCACCCGTTTGGAGCACTGGCTCGCAAGTATCGGCAGCGAACACCGCCGTCCTCACCGGCCACACCGGCTGGGTGCGTGCGGTGGCGACCACGGAGATCGACGGCCGTCCCCTCGCCGTCACCGGCGGCCACGACCGCACGGTAAGGGTGTGGGACCTGGTCACCGGTCACACCACCACTGTCCTCACGGGCCACACCGGCTGGGTGCGTGCGGTGGCGACCACGGAGATCGACGGCCGTCCCCTCGCCGTCACCGGCGGCCACGACCGCACGGTAAGGGTGTGGGACCTGATCACCGGCCGCCAGGTCGGCGACCCCCTCACCGGCCACACCGGCGACGTGTTCGCGGTGGCGACCACGGAGATCGACGGCCGTCCCCTCGCCGTCACCGGCGGCCACGACCGCACGGTAAGGGTGTGGGACCTGATCACCGGCCGCCAGGTCGGCGACCCCCTCACCGGCCACACCGGCGACGTGTTCGCGGTGGCGACCACGGAGATCGACGGCCGTCCCCTCGCCGTCACTGGCGGCCACGACCGCACGGTAAGGGTGTGGGACCTGATCACCGGCCGCCAGGTCGGCGACCCCCTCACCGGCCACACCGGCGACGTGTTCGCGGTGGCGACCACGAAGATCGACGGCCGTCCCCTCGCCGTCACCGGCGGCCACGACCGCACGGTAAGGGTGTGGGACCTGGCCACCCGCCAAACCCCGACCGTCCTTACCGGCCACACCGGCTGGGTGTTCGCGGTGGCGGCCACGGAGGTGAATGGCCGGCACCTCGCCGTCACCGGCGGCAGCACTGTGCGGGTGTGGGATCTGGTCACCGGCCGCCAGGTCGCCGTCCTCACCGGCCACACCGGCTCGGTTCTCGCGGTGGCGACCACGGAGATTGACGGTCGGCACCTCGCCGTCACCGGTGACGACGATGGCACGGTAAAGGTGTGGGACCTGGCCACCCGCCGCACCCCTACCGTTCTCGCTGGCCACAGCGACGACGTGAAGGCGGTGGCGACCACGCAGGTCGACGGCCGGCACCTTGCTGTCACCGGCGGTAGCGATGGCACGGTGCGGGTGTGGGACCTGGCCACCGGCCACCAGGCCGCCGTCTCCACCCGCCGCTGGGGCCCAGTACTCGCGGTGGCGACCACGCAGGTGAACGGCCGTCCCGTCGCCGTCACCGGCGGCGGCACGGTGCGGGTGTGGGACCTGGCCACCGGCCGCCGGGCCGCTAGCTTCGCAGGCCACTTCGACTCGGTGTTCACCGATGTGAACGCCATAGCGGCCGCGGAGGTGGATGGCCGACTCCTCGTCGTCACCGGCGGCGACGACGGCACGGTGCGGCTGTGGGTGGTGCGGGGCCCAGTCACCGGCCACGTCATCGCTATACCCGGCGATGCCTTCACCCATCACACTCACACCGTCCTCACCGGCCACACTGGCTCGGTGTTCACGGTGGCGACCACGCAGGTCGACGGCCGGCACCTTGCTGTCACCGGCGGTAGCGATGGCACGGTGCGGGTGTGGGATCTGGTCGCCGGCCACCAGGTCGGCGACCCCCTCACCGGCCACACCGGCTCGGTACTCGCGGTGGCGACCACGCAGGTCGACGGCCGGCACCTTGCTGTCACCGGCGGTAGCGATGGCACGGTGCGGGTGTGGGATCTGGTCGCCGGCCACCAGGTCGGCGACCCCCTCACCGGCCACACCGGCTCGGTACTCGCGGTGGCGACCACGGAGATCGGTGGCCGACCCCTCGCCCTCAGCTGCGGCCACGATCGCACGGTGCAGGTGTGGGACCTGGCCGCTAACACTTGCCTGACCACCCTGCAGCTTCCCGCTAGTGCGTGGTGCGCAAAGATCGCTTCCGACGGTACCGTCGTGCTCGGCATGGGCCACGAAGTCATCGCGCTCACACTGGGTCCGCTCTTCAAGAGACGTCTATGA